A DNA window from Paenibacillus andongensis contains the following coding sequences:
- the rnpA gene encoding ribonuclease P protein component: MEKKYRLAKREDFNKVYRYGKSMANHQFVLYYLPQPKLEQFRLGVSVSKKVGNAVVRNRLRRMMKEIIRLKKENMTPHYDYILLARKPVVEMEYAEMEKSIWHVIRKASLLKRNDGIKK, from the coding sequence GTGGAAAAAAAATATAGATTAGCTAAAAGAGAAGACTTCAATAAGGTATACCGGTATGGGAAATCGATGGCCAATCATCAATTCGTTCTATATTATTTGCCCCAACCTAAATTGGAACAGTTTCGCCTTGGCGTGTCTGTGAGTAAAAAGGTAGGGAATGCTGTCGTTCGAAATCGGCTCAGACGAATGATGAAGGAAATTATCCGTTTGAAAAAAGAGAATATGACGCCACATTATGACTACATCTTATTGGCCAGAAAACCAGTGGTTGAAATGGAGTATGCCGAGATGGAGAAAAGTATCTGGCACGTGATTCGCAAAGCTTCTTTATTAAAAAGAAATGATGGAATTAAAAAGTAA
- the yidC gene encoding membrane protein insertase YidC, which produces MTRRIYMLASLSALILLLSGCSPTSAAMAPIDPNTAGFFVKYFVYPLSMTLDWFADHLWGQYGLSIMVVTLIIRLIILPLTLKQYKSSKRMQDLQPEMKKLKEKYKDDAKKQQEETMKLFQQNGVNPLAGCFPIIVQMPILIALYQAIMRNDHIREHTFLWMNLGQPDHLYILPLIAAATTFVQQMFMSSQMNQQMKSLLYIFPVMIFVMSMNFAAALPLYWIFGNIFTIVQSYFIYGSPASQKAGQKNKGGLSK; this is translated from the coding sequence TTGACTCGTCGAATTTATATGCTAGCTTCACTATCTGCGTTGATCTTATTACTGTCCGGATGTAGTCCGACAAGTGCAGCTATGGCACCTATTGATCCGAATACCGCTGGTTTTTTTGTTAAATATTTTGTGTACCCGCTTTCCATGACGCTGGACTGGTTCGCTGATCATTTATGGGGTCAATACGGATTATCCATCATGGTCGTTACCTTGATCATTCGTTTAATTATTTTGCCGCTTACGCTTAAGCAGTACAAAAGTTCCAAACGGATGCAAGATCTACAGCCAGAGATGAAGAAGCTCAAAGAAAAGTATAAAGATGATGCGAAGAAGCAGCAGGAAGAAACAATGAAGCTGTTTCAGCAAAATGGTGTGAATCCATTAGCAGGATGTTTCCCAATCATTGTTCAAATGCCAATTCTAATTGCTCTTTATCAAGCGATTATGCGTAATGACCACATCCGTGAACATACTTTCCTATGGATGAATCTTGGACAACCGGATCACTTGTACATTCTTCCTTTGATAGCGGCGGCAACGACATTCGTTCAACAAATGTTTATGTCTTCCCAAATGAATCAACAAATGAAAAGTTTGTTATATATTTTCCCTGTTATGATTTTCGTGATGTCCATGAATTTCGCAGCTGCGCTTCCGCTTTACTGGATCTTCGGTAATATCTTTACGATCGTTCAGTCTTACTTTATTTATGGTTCTCCTGCATCGCAAAAGGCGGGGCAAAAAAATAAGGGTGGCTTGTCCAAATGA